Proteins from a single region of Oncorhynchus tshawytscha isolate Ot180627B linkage group LG03, Otsh_v2.0, whole genome shotgun sequence:
- the LOC112231108 gene encoding lipolysis-stimulated lipoprotein receptor-like, with product MLRQSIPDHHTLDRALVPKKGPATMDGVTGYKRGAKWNIATYRRDEEAPNLKLTVAQSQELKGLPLPVTQRLPVTQCVSELAARQQIKMTFYRRRGAGMEHVTYTVFLQFLIITARIQDSNGSCSACNDDGCAKVQTIYGSNDTIVYQRSNPIENLTSCSTTSAPPPQSQSCVLCLADIRDITLFCSDSWEAAGPLDWEVDGIRLKNIFMVDCPAMKTDRVTGSTMAISVQCPVKRYVVILFQPVTLTCNFQTSSTQPPVITWRYKSYCRDPIQAALNPSSADNILSQNNPNYNANIECADNMRTVRIVASKQGSAVTLGEEYQGRKVSILNNADLNLAQTAWGDSGVYVCSVVSSQDLTGNSEDYTELIVLDWLLVVLVVFGFLLLLLLIAICWCQCCPHTCCCYIRCPCCPEKCCCPRALYEAGKAVKSGIPSNYAPTLYAPSMYAQPPYGGVLQQPGIPMLPLPQGMGGPPLHPNGYGRDYDGASSVGHGSQVPLLHDQDSGAGDQTRSGYRIQVDPDGNATRAIYYMERQLANLDPTRSGDAAGNYNRCDGWGMSEEVSSLHDDPRGRGGGRSQAPPLATVYDQDEAMSTISSVSMHGQRGRDDYPRRGGGPSPHLGAHGRARSMDNLDDIARRDRYPRDPRDPRDDYPPHRHDGGRARERRGSDDDFSSRGGYDRGRDFDNRRRREPSPDDRRRGGSPVSGLQGRRSRSRDDLMDIERDRERGGGRGGGRDAYDDSFLREAMEKKRLGEQQRARSRERLDSNSERSDRGRAPRGPPPLPMSPPSNYPDRRYDDNYPAPHPPPYISDDESLTSSKKSNLRKNGAVSRESLVV from the exons ATGCTGAGGCAGTCCATCCCCGACCATCATACTCTCGATCGAGCTCTGGTTCCAAAGAAAGGCCCAGCAACAATGGATGGGGTAACTGGGTACAAGAGAGGTGCAAAATGGAACATTGCTACCTACAGAAGAGATGAAGAGGCCCCAAATCTTAAATTAACCGTGGCTCAAAGTCAGGAGTTGAAAGGCCTCCCACTTCCCGTTACCCAGCGACTTCCTGTTACCCAGTGTGTGAGTGAACTTGCAGCTCGTCAACAAATTAAAATGACCTTTTACAGAAGAAGAGGGGCTGGGATGGAGCATGTGACATATACTG TGTTTCTTCAGTTCTTAATCATCACTGCACGAATTCAAGACTCTAATG GAAGCTGTTCAGCCTGCAATGACGACGGATGTGCAAAAGTGCAGACAATATATGGATCGAATGACACCATAGTGTATCAGAGAAGTAACCCCATCGAAAACCTCACAAGTTGTTCCACCACCTCTGCACCACCTCCTCAGAGTCAGAGTTGTGTTTTGTGTCTTGCTGATATCAGAGATATAACCCTCTTTTGCTCAGACAGCTGGGAAGCAGCTGGGCCGCTCGACTGGGAGGTTGATGGCATCCGATTGAAAAACATCTTTATGGTTG ACTGCCCAGCCATGAAGACTGATCGTGTAACAG gctccaccATGGCCATCTCTGTCCAGTGTCCTGTCAAGAGGTACGTGGTCATCCTGTTCCAGCCGGTCACGCTCACCTGCAACTTCCAGACATCTTCCACGCAGCCGCCCGTCATCACTTGGAGGTACAAGTCCTACTGCAGGGACCCCATCCAGGCAGCCCTGAACCCCAGCAGCGCTGACAACATCCTGTCCCAGAACAACCCTAACTACAACGCCAACATTGAGTGTGCCGACAACATGCGGACAGTGCGCATCGTGGCCTCCAAGCAGGGCAGTGCTGTCACTCTGGGCGAGGAGTACCAGGGGCGAAAAGTCAGCATCTTGAACA ACGCAGACCTGAACCTTGCCCAGACGGCGTGGGGAGACAGCGGCGTGTACGTGTGCTCTGTGGTGTCTTCTCAGGACCTGACAGGGAACAGCGAGGACTACACTGAGCTCATAGTGCTGG ACTGGTTGTTGGTAGTACTGGTAGTGTTTGGCttcctgctgctgttgctcctcaTAGCAATCTGTTGGTGCCAGTGCTGCCCCCACACCTGCTGCTGCTACATCCGCTGCCCCTGCTGCCCAGAGAAATGCTGCTGCCCTCGGGCAT TGTACGAAGCAGGCAAGGCGGTGAAGTCAGGCATCCCCAGCAACTACGCCCCCACGCTCTACGCTCCCAGCATGTACGCCCAGCCACCCTACGGAGGGGTCCTGCAACAGCCCGGCATACCCATGCTGCCCTTACCCCAGGGAATGGGCGGCCCCCCACTACACCCCAACGGCTACGGACGGGACTACGACGGAGCCAGCTCGG TTGGACATGGCTCCCAGGTGCCTTTGCTGCATGACCAGGACAGTGGCGCAGGAGACCAAA CTCGGAGTGGCTACCGTATCCAGGTGGACCCAGATGGGAATGCAACGCGGGCCATCTACTACATGGAGAGACAGCTAGCCAACCTGGACCCCACCCGGTCTGGTGACGCCGCTGGGAATTACAACCGCTGTGA tggatGGGGGATGAGCGAGGAGGTGAGCTCCTTACACGATGACCCACGGGGCCGTGGCGGTGGACGCTCCCAGGCCCCGCCCCTCGCCACCGTGTACGACCAGGACGAGGCCATGAGCACCATCAGCAGCGTGTCCATGCACGGCCAGCGGGGGCGTGACGACTACCCGCGGCGAGGAGGTGGGCCCTCCCCCCACCTGGGGGCCCACGGGCGTGCCCGCTCCATGGACAACCTTGATGACATCGCCCGCCGAGACCGCTACCCCAGAGACCCCCGGGATCCCCGCGACGACTACCCTCCCCACCGCCACGACGGAGGACGAGCCAGAGAAAGGAGAGG CTCGGATGATGACTTTAGCAGCCGCGGTGGCTATGACCGCGGCCGTGACTTTGACAACCGCAGACGGCGTGAGCCCTCCCCTGACGACCGTCGCCGCGGAGGCAGCCCGGTCAGTGGTCTCCAGGGGAGACGCAGCCGTAGCCGTGACGACCTGATGGACATCGAACGTGATCGGGAGCGCGGTGGCGGCCGTGGTGGTGGGCGGGATGCCTACGATGATAGCTTTCTGCGGGAAGCCATGGAGAAGAAGCGTCTAGGTGAGCAGCAGAGGGCGAGGAGCCGCGAGCGCCTGGACAGCAACAGCGAACGCTCGGACCGAGGC